One window of Quercus robur chromosome 5, dhQueRobu3.1, whole genome shotgun sequence genomic DNA carries:
- the LOC126726207 gene encoding uncharacterized protein LOC126726207, whose product MGERKLNFNAPLMSVRRFSSPLASEDRRNRKVIESPMRSRRFTLPICGSETDQVTEPVAVPFNWEQIPGRAKDGNRPEPHPQPLEEKSVTPKLPPVRFFDSMKKPLEKEYEDTNRLSYQIKAHSSKDKATKSEFCNEGINEKGSSDLEDENDDVYSDAFDKLSPTDSFSMNCSSNGLSGSGGLEMKRSGNFSTDPQTLDFMMRRFLPAARAMALEPPQYASRKPSVTHEQPRQVNRVVSGDRKPLCNQNKSNMITVYGQNKEEEESEDEDSEYDNSGNISAKGCGLFTRLRLKNSLCLLNPLPGMKVTQGPVSSTGDIVRQGKTAYIRSHNETAQKHAWDNVSKSKLANGFRSGELQKVENKLAIHSRWVTRSGELQNTVENKQTSQSRRFTRSGELQKTVGNKQTGESRRFTRSGELHTTAGGLSPYRRSWGAGVSPYRNEASQSPFRGVRFPIIPKGIQNSKANRFNLNIEGSDKDKQASGSMSPEVEKTLYVDTVNIAKKSFLNSSSSDIKGCMDSAGEYTSLVSRQPEETTTGEFVFQHSKCLDVLMEGSILEPDGSGDADLSSESEISNLKGQEVRMEGSGQDQGLIERSRSLECSKVTTEGNLNIESHQILKGDDQGNADASSVQSTVPPPLPKSPSESWLWRTLPSISSSNLFSLSNLGSQVNPKKQDPKTSSTKTKWETIVKTSHLHHDHVRFSEELIAHVSQQPKT is encoded by the exons ATGGgggaaagaaaattgaattttaatgcacCACTTATGTCTGTGAGGCGATTTTCTTCACCATTAGCCTCTGAAGATAGAAGGAATAGGAAAGTAATTGAGAGTCCTATGCGCAGCAGGCGATTTACTCTTCCTATTTGTGGATCAGAAACGGATCAAGTGACAGAACCCGTTGCGGTTCCTTTTAATTGGGAGCAGATCCCAGGAAGAGCCAAGGATGGCAATAGACCTGAGCCTCACCCTCAGCCTCTTGAGGAGAAATCTGTTACTCCAAAACTTCCTCCTGTAAGGTTTTTTGATAGTATGAAAAAGCCTTTGGAAAAGGAATATGAAGATACAAATAGGCTTAGTTATCAAATTAAAGCACATTCTTCAAAGGACAAAGCGACCAAATCAGAGTTCTGCAATGAGGGAATAAATGAGAAAGGGAGCTCCGATTTGGAGGACGAAAATGATGATGTTTATTCTGATGCATTTGACAAGCTGTCTCCTACGGATTCATTCTCCATGAACTGTAGTTCAAATGGTCTGAGCGGGTCTGGTGGTCTGGAAATGAAACGTTCTGGAAACTTTTCGACAGATCCACAAACTCTAGACTTTATGATGAGACGCTTCCTACCTGCAGCCAGGGCAATGGCTTTAGAGCCACCTCAATATGCTTCAAGGAAGCCAAGTGTTACACATGAGCAACCTAGACAAGTTAATAGAGTGGTTAGTGGGGATAGGAAGCCTTTATGTAATCAAAACAAGTCTAACATGATAACAGTATATGGCCAAAataaagaggaagaggaaagcGAAGATGAAGACAGTGAATATGACAATTCTGGCAATATTTCAGCTAAAGGTTGTGGGTTATTCACACGATTACGCCTTAAGAATTCTTTGTGCCTCTTAAATCCACTGCCGGGGATGAAAGTTACCCAGGGTCCTGTGTCTTCCACCGGTGACATTGTAAGACAAGGAAAAACTGCTTATATTCGATCTCACAATGAAACTGCTCAAAAG CATGCTTGGGATAATGTTAGTAAGTCCAAATTAGCCAATGGATTTCGATCAGGTGAACTGCAGAAGGTTGAGAATAAGCTTGCCATTCATTCCCGTTGGGTTACTCGTTCTGGAGAACTGCAAAATACCGTTGAGAATAAGCAGACCAGTCAATCCCGACGGTTTACTCGTTCGGGGGAACTGCAAAAAACAGTTGGGAATAAGCAGACGGGTGAATCCCGTCGGTTTACTCGTTCGGGGGAACTGCATACAACAGCAGGTGGGTTATCTCCCTACAGGCGTTCATGGGGTGCTGGAGTATCTCCCTACCGGAATGAAGCATCTCAGTCTCCCTTTCGTGGAGTCAGGTTTCCTATCATTCCCAAAGGAATTCAAAATAGTAAAGCGAACAGATTCAATCTGAATATTGAAGGCAGTGACAAAGATAAACAAGCTTCAGGTTCAATGAGCCCTGAAGTTGAGAAGACATTGTATGTAGATACTgtaaatattgcaaaaaaatcatttttaaactCAAGTTCCTCAGATATCAAGGGATGTATGGACTCTGCTGGTGAGTATACGTCTTTAGTGAGCAGGCAGCCGGAAGAAACTACTACTGGAGAATTTGTTTTCCAACATTCAAAATGCCTAGATGTTTTGATGGAAGGAAGCATATTAGAACCCGATGGGTCTGGTGATGCTGATTTATCTTCCGAGTCTGAAATATCAAATTTGAAAGGCCAAGAGGTCAGGATGGAAGGCTCTGGACAGGATCAAGGACTTATTGAAAGATCTAGGTCTTTGGAATGCTCAAAAGTGACTACTGAAGGAAATCTAAATATTGAAAGTCATCAGATTCTTAAAGGAGATGATCAAGGAAATGCGGATGCTAGTTCTGTACAGTCCACTGTTCCCCCTCCTTTACCAAAATCACCTTCTGAGTCTTGGCTTTGGCGTACGCTGCCTTCCATTTCCTCTAGTAATCTGTTCTCACTTTCAAATCTTGGCAGTCAAGTGAATCCTAAAAAGCAGGATCCTAAGACATCCTCCACTAAAACCAAGTGGGAAACCATTGTAAAAACTTCTCATTTGCATCATGATCATGTTAGATTTTCTGAG GAATTAATTGCTCACGTTTCTCAGCAACCGAAAACTTAG